In Glycine max cultivar Williams 82 chromosome 15, Glycine_max_v4.0, whole genome shotgun sequence, the DNA window CTCAGATGATGATGCAATATGTTTCACTGACGAATTACTATTATGCATAAAATGTaatgcatcaacatactcccagtatgAGGGATCACACTTTGTAGATCTTTGTTGCTTGGTCATCGATCTCTTCTGAGCACCTTTTATTTTCACCTTTTATGGAGGAGCACACATATAGTTTAGATCAGGCTAAGCAATTTCCTGAAGTTTACTCTTCAAAGTAactttgccacaaacatcaagctCTTCAAATTGCTTGGATAGGGTTTCTATCTCTTCAGTTATGTTTACTTGGGGCTTAGATAACGCTTGGTCTAAAAAACTTAGCCTTcgccaaaacatatggattgtctCAAGTGTTATGGTACTaacaacatatttggatagctcacatgcacatAGAAGACCGTGAGTAGTTCTCATCACACATCCACAACGAGAAGGGTTTTTGCCAGCATAATGTACACACTCAAACTTagcagcaatctgatttaaaacATACCTTGATGTCATGCCAAGTAGTCTtttgtataaggtaactttaaacacatgtccaaccacatgtgtaTTTATCTCAAAAGATGCCTTAATTTGACTGTGTTGCAGCATGATCATGTTGTTCTTGGCTTctcaaacactacataggtctccaaggctattttgtAGTTGTCTCTTTAAGGCCCaatgagcagattcaaccctgCATATGAGATACACAACCAACAAaagaaacacattattttttatccattcaattataaaacctgacaactttatatatttaaaaatttcataccAGTTAGTTGTTGTatttcctaagtgcatcaccttattcgtccaggctTTAACAAATCTTTCTTTGTGAGGAATCACCCATGTTTggttgacatagtcaacaaacattggccatggtgagcaagcaatttcaaacttcttaaggcACTCATCGATCTGTTGCTCAGAAGGACAATCCACTAAATTCCCCCAGGCTTCCATTACATAATCCCATGCATTTGTTTTTACCAACAAGGGATTTACACTTTGCCTTCACATGCTTATCAATGGGAAATCAACACAACAAATTTGTAGCCTCAGGGAATATAGTTTTCACCGCATTCATCAATGTTAGATCTTTGTCGCTAACAATAACTCTAGGGAGTGCATCACTGTTGGATAAAGTGGCCTTGAAATAATTaagaggggggttgaattaattattaacgaacatttactaattaaaaaatctatccttcttaatgttaccaaaagtaaaagcaataattaaagtgcacaacggaaaataaagagtgtacggaagaagaagacaaaaacacaagagttttGTACTGGTTCggaaacaacccatgcctacatccagtccccaagcgacctgcggtccttgagatttcttttcaaccttgtaaattcctttacaagcaaagatccacaagggatgtaccctcccttgttctctttgaacatcctagtggatgtacccgccactagaactgatccacaagagatgtaccctttcttgttctcagtcacaacaacccaagtagatgtaccctctacttgtaccacaaaggatgtacccaccaatgtgttaagacaaagttctcaggcggttagtccttcgaaactttgtgaaaggggaaacaaaagaattctcaggcggttagtcctttgaaatcttttgtttatgggaaagagaagaatcaaaagaattctcagactgtcgttttgaattctttgacaagggagaagggagacacaaaagaattcaggcggctagtccttcgttcttttggaaaagggagaagagagacacaaaaagaattcaggcggttagtccttggcgaattctttttggcaaagggagaagagaatgaaaagatgaatagcacaagtttttgaacaaagaacttttctttgaagagaaagttttgaaacttttagaaagatgaagagaagatgaatccAGGAAGTTCTGAAAGgaatgaaagaagatgttgaaagatagattgaaagatagaatgattgaaagagattatggatcattttaattcatgccatggtcacatatttataattttttatgactcaagtcaaagtttgtgactcttggcaatttcttttaaaactagtcacttagaaaagttgtgacttttgaaagaatcttcagaaacaagtcacttgaagaattgtgacttttggaaatgaatttttcaaaaacagtcactggtaatcgattaccataaaggtgtaatcgattacacatcaacagatgtgactcttcattttgaattttgaaaatcttaacgttttaaaacattggtaatcgattactataatctggtaatcgatgaccagagagtaaaactctttggtaatgattttgtgaaaaaaaatttgtgctactcaatgttttgaaaaactttttaatacttatcttgattaagtcttctcttgattcttgaatctttgagtcttgaatcttgatcttgattattcttgaatcttgaatcttcttgatgaaacttgaaattaatcttgatcttgaacttaatcttgaaatcattctttgggatttttgtcatcatctttgtcatcatcaaaatttcttgaatcaacttgattcatcatcgtGAAGCTTGATTCTACAATCACGTCTGAGGAAAAGACCACAAAACCTTTGTAAATAGGCAAAAGCAGTAGAAAATGTCATCCCTGTTGTTGTCACCCCAACAATATCAAGTAACGATATCCtatacctgtttgttttgtaggtactttctatcaaaaataccaaattataGGCATTGGTTAATTTGACTGCACTAGGATGACTCCAAAATATGTCACACgcaacatcttcatcctttaatctatgccaatgaatatccTGATcccgttcaagaagcttcattagttgTCGCATTTCAGTGTTACTacctcttatggaagaatggTGAGCATTTATTGCATTATAGATTTTCTTAATCGTTGTATAACTATTGGCGTTGTACTCCTTCAACATTAGAAGAATATTTCTAggtttcaccattgactttgtcataacaacaacaattatcTTCTCATCCTTAATTAGTCTACCAGCATATGTATGTCCTACTAAAGACTTTTCTAATTCACGATTGTGACTCCCATAGATTAAATTCACAATCCATCCTTCACCTCCTACAGCTGGTTTTGCACGCAGCTTAAATGGACACCCATATTTTCTACTACCAGTACATGTTCTTACCAAATCCTTCTTCTTGGCCCTATAttgaccactcctttcacaaccaattaaaacaaataaggtCCTTCCTCTAATACCATTATTTGTGTCTAACCTCATAATTATCGCcacaaatccaatttcataaGCAACAGATCGAGCCCATTCTAGAACATCATCACGGGTAGCAAACACCTACAATGCAATCCATACAACTTTAGTCTTCAAGAAACattcatttaattactttaataacaataaatcatattaatatctaagaagtattgaacgcattagaacaatcaacatgttcttCATTCACACCACCTTCGTCTTTATTTTGGTCATTCATATAAACTTCTTCGGACATTACACTATCATACATCcactgatcttcgtccatcttaataaAACTTTCCAAAATTtgaataacaaacaaaaaacccctaaccacaccaaaattatactatcatataatttcttcattttttactacacttattaatataatacattaaactaaaataaaaacgaataaaaaattctatattaatttttaaaacctaaaTATTACTTTCTTAGTATACAAACTATAACTATCAAATGAATATTCTGTTTATAtctatttaaaagttttatgatTATCAATTGTAATTTGTCTAActaaaaaattggataaattaaaaacataattaaaaacaatatttatcaACCATACAGATTGGGAATCCGTATGAAGCTTACGGATTACCAATCCGTAGGAAGTATAtggatttttaatttgtaagttCAATTAACTTTACGGATTATCAATCCGTAAA includes these proteins:
- the LOC121173545 gene encoding protein FAR1-RELATED SEQUENCE 5-like encodes the protein MDEDQWMYDSVMSEEVYMNDQNKDEGGVNEEHVFATRDDVLEWARSVAYEIGFVAIIMRLDTNNGIRGRTLFVLIGCERSGQYRAKKKDLVRTCTGSRKYGCPFKLRAKPAVGGEGWIVNLIYGSHNRELEKSLVGHTYAGRLIKDEKIIVVVMTKSMVKPRNILLMLKEYNANSYTTIKKIYNAINAHHSSIRGSNTEMRQLMKLLERDQDIHWHRLKDEDVACDIFWSHPSAVKLTNAYNLVFLIESTYKTNRYRISLLDIVGVTTTGMTFSTAFAYLQRFCGLFLRRDCRIKLHDDESS